GCGCTCACGGCGTTCATCTTCGGGACGGCGCTCGCGCTGTTCGTCCCGGTGCTCGTCACCTGGCTGTAAGCTACGTATCCTCGACCCGCTTCGAGAGGTTTCTGTAGGCTCCGAGATACAGGAATACGCTGGCAAGGAGCGCGAACGGGACGACGAGGGTCCACGAGGGGCCGTCCGGCGTTCCCGCGCCGACGGTGTAGCCGGTCAGCAGTCCGAGGACGACTCCGGCGGCGAGAGCGATACCCGCCGGTCCTCGCATCCGCCTGTCGAACAGCGAGAGATCGTCTGCCATACGTCCGCTCTCGCGGCCGTCCTACCTCACTGTTGTGACCGACGGGAATCCACTGACTACTAAATAGTTCCGTGCGACTGGCCTGTATGGCGAAACAACCGCATCTACTCGTCGAACCGGGTGACCTGACAGACATCGCGCTCGTGCCGGGTGACCCCGGGCGTGTCGACCGCATTGCGGGTCTCTGTGACGACCACGAGGTCGTCGCGGAGAACCGCGAGTACAAACTCGTCAATGCGACCTACGACGGCCGCGAACTGACGATCTGTTCGACCGGCATCGGGTCGCCCTCGACGGCCATCGCCGTCGAGGAACTGGAAGCTGTCGGCGTCGAGACGCTCATCCGCGTCGGCACGACCGGCGCGCTTCAGGAAGGCATCGAAATCGGCGACATGGTCGTCGCCAACGGCGCGGCCAAGGACGAGGGAACGTCCCAGCGCTACGAATCCAAGGCTGTCCCGGCCGTGCCGGACTACGACGTGCTCTCGTCGCTGGTCGACGCCGCCGAGGCGAACGACGAGGACGTTCACGTCGGCCCCATCGCCACGGACGACGCCTTCTACGCCGAGACGGATGAATACATCAACGACTGGGAGGCCGCCGGCCTGCTGGCCGTCGAGATGGAGGCCGCCGCGCTGTTCTCCCTGTGTCGCCGTAAGGGCCTGCGCTCAGGCGCTATCTGTACCGTCGACGGAAACCTCGTCGAGGGGACACAGAAGGGCGAAACCGAGGACGAGGAACTCCCAGAGAAAGCCAAGAACAACGTTGAGCGTGCCATCGAAATCAGTCTGACGGCGGCCGCGTCGCTGTAGGCGTTGGAGTGACTGTCTCTTTGAGAGCCGCCGACGGTGCTATCGAACCGGAATGCGCGGCCGCTCGCGCCGCGCTCCGGCGGAGGGCTTAACAGACGCTCTCCCGTGGGAAACTGTATGCTCGACCAGTTCCGGAAGCGACTCCGTGCGGCGGCAAGGCGACTCCGGCGGGTCGAGCGCCGCGAACTACAGGACTTCAGACGCTGGGCCGAGGTGACTGAAAACCTTGTCCACCTTTCGATGCTGGTGTTCGTCCCGCTTGCTATCGTGCTGGTGACGACGCTGGCAAACGCCGTCCCACGACTGAGTTTCCTGCTGTTTCCGCCGCTCGCAGCGGGGTCGTACACGCTGTTCGTCGACCCGACGAGCAAGTACTCCGACCCGAAGCGGTTCGTCGCGGGGCTCACCATCGGCGCGGTCTGTGGACTGGGCGCACTTGCCGTTTCGAACAGTTACCTCACAGCGCCGGGCGGCCAGTTCGGCGTCAACGCGCTCGGTGCCGGCCTGGCCGTCTTTGCGACTGGCGTTGTCACATGGCCGCTGGACATCGAGGAGCCGTCGTCGTACTCCACCGCCCTGCTGGCGCTGCTGGTCGAACCGAACCAGCGGGCGACGTTCGTTACTAGCATCTTCCTCGCCAGTGTACTTGTGGCGGTCCTCTTTATCATCTGGCGCGAGCAGTTCTACGAGCAGCGAGCGACGTACCTGTACGAGTCGATGTCCGGTGACGACCACGTGCTGGTCCCGATGCGTGGCGACTCGGCAGGACAGACAGCGATGCTGGGCGCACGGCTCGCGGCCGCCCACGAAGCCGGAAAAGTCGTCCTGCTCGACATGGTTGCAGACAGCGACGCCGCCACGACCAAGCAATCGCTCACGCGGGACACGATACAGCTCGATATCCGGTCAGAAAATGGCTCAGAGTCGCCGCCGGCCCGGACCCGCCTCATCGGCGATGGCGGTGACCCGGCCACTGCGGGGGTGTCGCCCGACAAGACTGACCTCGACGCGGAGGTCGACTGGCTGGAGACCCACGCCGACCGAATCGAGACGCGAACGGGCGTGTCCTGTCAGGTCGTCGTTGCGAGCGACGATGGCTCGCCGGCCAAGACGACGCTGCAAACCGCGGCCGAAACCAACTGTGACCTCATCGTCGCGCCCTACGAGAGCCAACACGGAGCGCTGACGCCGTATCTGCAGCGGCTGTTTCGAAGCAAGAGCGATATTGTCGTCCATCGGTCCCGGAGCGACCGGACCCGCTGGAAACAGGTCATCGTCCCCGTCCGGTCCGTCAGCGATGTAGCCCACAACATGGTCGACTTCGCAACGCGACTGGCCGGTCGGAGCGGGCGGGTCGCCGTCGCAACCTGTATCGGTTCTCGCGGGGACCGCCGCCGGGCCGAAGAGATGCTTGCGGACCTCATCGAACCGTACGAGGGCGCGTTCGAGACAAGGGTTCCGCGGACAAGCATCCAGACGTTTCTGTCCGATACTGCATCGCAATACGACCTCGTCATGATCGGAGCAAGCCGTGACCGGAGCAAGGCGTCGCGGTTCATTTCGCCACCGACGTTCGAACGACTGGAGGACGTGGAAACAGACATCGCTATCGTCGACCGCGGCCGGGCCTAGATATCTGCGTCGTCCTCGTCGTTCACATCGAGCAGGTGGTCGGCGATATTTTCCATCCCCTCCCGGCCCAGCGCCGACTGGACGATGAGATGGCCACCCAGCACTGCCGGGCTGATGACCGTGTCCGCGCCCGCTCGTCGGAGTTTCTCGATGTTCTCGCGGTCGGTCGCCGCAGCGACGATGTTAACCTCGGGGTTGAGCGTCTGTGCCGTCAGTATCGCTAGCGCGTCCTGTGCGTCGTCGTTCGTCGCTGCGACGACCGCCACAGCGTCCTCGATACCGGCCCGTTGCATGGGTTCCTCGTCACTCGGGTCCGCAGTCAGGACGGCGATATCCTGTTGCTGGAGCCGTGTCGCTGTCTCCGTGTCCGGCGTGATGACCACGAAATCGATTGCGCCGGTCAGTTCTTCGATAATCGGTTCCGTCAGGTCGCCGTGGCCGAGCACCAGTACGTGGTTCTCGAGCAAGTCCAGTTGTGCGTCAGTCATGTTTCCGAGTGCCTCCGAAAGCCGCTTCTCGATTGCCGGGCCCAGCAGCGACCCAAGCGCGATGGCGAAACTGGCCGTCCCGAGGACGACCACGGACATCCCGAATAGTTTCGCCTGCTGGCTCTGTGGGGTCACGTCGCCGTACCCGACGGTACTGGCCGTGACCAGTGTGTAGTAGAACGCATCGGTCGCTGTCGAGAGATTGGTGAAATCGTCCCGGAGCGCGTACGAGCCCGCCGTTCCGTACATAAGCGAACCGAGGAGTGCCGCGCCAGCGGCCAGTTGCGCTGTCGAGAGGTC
The genomic region above belongs to Haloarcula hispanica ATCC 33960 and contains:
- a CDS encoding nucleoside phosphorylase produces the protein MAKQPHLLVEPGDLTDIALVPGDPGRVDRIAGLCDDHEVVAENREYKLVNATYDGRELTICSTGIGSPSTAIAVEELEAVGVETLIRVGTTGALQEGIEIGDMVVANGAAKDEGTSQRYESKAVPAVPDYDVLSSLVDAAEANDEDVHVGPIATDDAFYAETDEYINDWEAAGLLAVEMEAAALFSLCRRKGLRSGAICTVDGNLVEGTQKGETEDEELPEKAKNNVERAIEISLTAAASL
- a CDS encoding HPP family protein, with translation MLDQFRKRLRAAARRLRRVERRELQDFRRWAEVTENLVHLSMLVFVPLAIVLVTTLANAVPRLSFLLFPPLAAGSYTLFVDPTSKYSDPKRFVAGLTIGAVCGLGALAVSNSYLTAPGGQFGVNALGAGLAVFATGVVTWPLDIEEPSSYSTALLALLVEPNQRATFVTSIFLASVLVAVLFIIWREQFYEQRATYLYESMSGDDHVLVPMRGDSAGQTAMLGARLAAAHEAGKVVLLDMVADSDAATTKQSLTRDTIQLDIRSENGSESPPARTRLIGDGGDPATAGVSPDKTDLDAEVDWLETHADRIETRTGVSCQVVVASDDGSPAKTTLQTAAETNCDLIVAPYESQHGALTPYLQRLFRSKSDIVVHRSRSDRTRWKQVIVPVRSVSDVAHNMVDFATRLAGRSGRVAVATCIGSRGDRRRAEEMLADLIEPYEGAFETRVPRTSIQTFLSDTASQYDLVMIGASRDRSKASRFISPPTFERLEDVETDIAIVDRGRA
- a CDS encoding NAD-binding protein, encoding MDRPRNWLGVRTTILLPVLVAVLSFVTGVVNISAVSISGPLGDLIPRSIQRTAGFTGALTGFTLLVSVVGLRRRLRIAWYATIVLLPVAAVQGLVQNSAVTLPFVGPVPSSAVSIPLVVLSLISLPAMLLNRRRFDRPIDLSTAQLAAGAALLGSLMYGTAGSYALRDDFTNLSTATDAFYYTLVTASTVGYGDVTPQSQQAKLFGMSVVVLGTASFAIALGSLLGPAIEKRLSEALGNMTDAQLDLLENHVLVLGHGDLTEPIIEELTGAIDFVVITPDTETATRLQQQDIAVLTADPSDEEPMQRAGIEDAVAVVAATNDDAQDALAILTAQTLNPEVNIVAAATDRENIEKLRRAGADTVISPAVLGGHLIVQSALGREGMENIADHLLDVNDEDDADI